Proteins encoded by one window of Simiduia curdlanivorans:
- a CDS encoding MlaD family protein: MTANKNLSFAIGAFIFGALLLTFLALLFFSGGRLFAKKQSVIMYFEGSVQGLQIGAPIKLKGVVLGEISDIQINFQSLSKHSGGDEGASQAAVTTVVADLLLKRISSSGLAASEEFLTEAVDNGLRAQLNYQSFLTGLLYVELDFHPESPMKRYGYQKALVEIPTMATEFEQISKKFQNINLEDLVSNLNQMVARVNGLLASGEIERTLVSANSTLSAIEHAANGLDGEVAALRRDLSATLAQADQLIGQLNNSAPEIVGSLNASLSRLNNSLVSVETAASQMAYTFSEDGQTVNKMGAALDDVRRAARALQTLSETLDQNPDAIWRGRENAED, encoded by the coding sequence ATGACGGCAAATAAAAACCTTTCTTTTGCAATAGGAGCCTTTATCTTCGGCGCCCTGTTGCTAACATTTCTGGCTCTACTTTTTTTCTCCGGCGGGCGGCTGTTTGCCAAGAAGCAAAGTGTCATTATGTATTTCGAAGGCTCGGTTCAGGGCTTACAAATAGGCGCGCCTATTAAACTGAAAGGCGTGGTGCTCGGCGAGATATCTGATATTCAAATAAATTTTCAAAGTTTATCCAAACACAGCGGTGGCGATGAAGGTGCCAGTCAGGCAGCGGTAACCACCGTAGTGGCGGATTTACTGCTGAAGCGCATCAGTAGCAGCGGTCTAGCGGCGAGTGAAGAATTTCTAACGGAAGCTGTAGATAACGGCTTGCGGGCGCAGTTAAATTACCAAAGCTTTCTAACTGGGTTGCTCTATGTTGAACTGGATTTTCACCCTGAGTCCCCAATGAAGCGCTACGGTTACCAAAAGGCATTGGTGGAAATTCCCACCATGGCGACAGAGTTTGAGCAGATCTCGAAGAAGTTTCAAAATATAAATCTGGAGGATCTGGTTAGCAACTTAAACCAAATGGTCGCGCGGGTGAATGGGCTCTTGGCCTCGGGTGAGATTGAGCGCACCTTAGTTAGCGCCAATAGCACGCTGAGTGCCATCGAACATGCCGCCAATGGATTGGATGGAGAGGTGGCGGCGTTGAGGCGTGATTTATCCGCAACCTTAGCCCAAGCTGACCAGTTAATTGGTCAACTCAACAATAGCGCCCCTGAAATAGTGGGCTCGTTAAATGCCAGTTTATCGCGCTTGAATAACAGCTTGGTCAGTGTCGAAACTGCGGCTAGCCAAATGGCCTACACCTTTTCCGAGGATGGTCAAACGGTTAATAAAATGGGTGCGGCGCTCGACGATGTTCGCCGCGCGGCGCGCGCGCTGCAAACCCTGTCGGAAACTTTAGATCAAAACCCCGATGCTATTTGGCGCGGGCGCGAAAATGCCGAGGATTGA
- the rpsU gene encoding 30S ribosomal protein S21 translates to MPSVKLKENEPFDVALRRFKRSCEKAGILAEVRRREFYEKPTTVRKREAAAAVKRHAKKMSRENRKFQRMY, encoded by the coding sequence ATGCCTTCAGTAAAGTTGAAAGAAAACGAGCCCTTTGACGTAGCATTGCGTCGTTTCAAGCGTTCATGTGAAAAAGCCGGCATTTTGGCCGAAGTTCGTCGTCGTGAGTTTTACGAGAAGCCCACCACTGTACGTAAGCGCGAAGCTGCTGCCGCTGTTAAGCGTCACGCCAAGAAGATGTCTCGCGAAAACCGTAAATTTCAGCGGATGTACTGA
- the folK gene encoding 2-amino-4-hydroxy-6-hydroxymethyldihydropteridine diphosphokinase, which produces MTDIFLGLGSNTDKHRNLCAGLDALALSFGELKISSVYESLPVGFDGRNFYNLVVAAKTELTLEDLSRRLKQIEDANGRLRDGPKFSPRTLDIDILTYGAVTGKFGDIELPRDEILFNAFVLKPLAEIAPDALLPGTQTRYATLWQNASIEQQLWPVSFIWQGRELTQS; this is translated from the coding sequence ATGACCGACATTTTCTTAGGCTTAGGCAGCAATACCGACAAGCATAGAAATTTATGCGCCGGCCTAGACGCTCTAGCGTTAAGCTTTGGCGAATTAAAAATTTCCTCTGTGTACGAAAGCCTGCCCGTGGGCTTTGACGGGCGAAACTTTTACAACTTGGTGGTGGCTGCAAAAACCGAACTCACACTCGAAGATCTCTCGCGTCGGTTAAAGCAAATAGAAGACGCCAACGGCCGCCTGCGCGACGGCCCGAAATTCAGCCCGCGCACCCTCGATATCGACATTCTCACCTATGGCGCGGTGACCGGAAAATTCGGCGACATCGAATTGCCTCGCGATGAAATTCTTTTCAATGCTTTTGTCTTAAAACCCCTAGCCGAAATTGCACCCGACGCCCTGCTCCCTGGCACCCAAACCCGCTATGCCACACTGTGGCAAAACGCCTCGATCGAGCAACAACTTTGGCCGGTCAGCTTCATCTGGCAGGGGCGAGAGTTAACGCAAAGCTAA
- a CDS encoding PilZ domain-containing protein codes for MPERRRFFRINDKVGVAYRVLTEEEARTRQEHDPQPVDTLSLLSRYENAIDQLLPQLSSPVMTELFTTLNNKINCVIAQLELDSRLVRDVAHRVREVNISACGMAFITEELIAAGKVLSLDLILRPEGNHIVTYGKVLDCEPVDGGYYLRTNFIALSPHDQEVLIQHIVKRQGSQLRDHRLMVELEEQSELQAALALGIPKPATK; via the coding sequence ATGCCCGAGCGCCGACGTTTTTTTCGCATTAATGACAAGGTGGGGGTGGCTTACCGCGTGCTGACCGAAGAGGAGGCGAGAACGCGGCAAGAGCACGATCCACAACCGGTGGATACGCTGAGTTTACTGTCTCGCTATGAGAATGCTATCGATCAGCTATTGCCGCAGTTGTCGTCGCCGGTGATGACGGAATTATTTACCACCCTAAATAACAAAATTAACTGTGTTATTGCGCAGTTAGAGCTCGATAGTCGATTGGTTAGGGATGTTGCGCATCGCGTGCGCGAGGTCAACATCAGTGCCTGTGGCATGGCTTTTATCACTGAAGAATTAATTGCCGCCGGCAAGGTGTTGAGTCTCGATTTGATTTTACGGCCGGAGGGCAATCATATCGTCACCTACGGCAAGGTGCTCGACTGTGAACCGGTTGACGGTGGCTATTATTTGCGGACAAACTTTATTGCACTTAGCCCCCACGATCAGGAGGTTCTAATTCAGCACATTGTTAAGCGCCAAGGCTCGCAGTTGCGTGACCATCGGCTGATGGTTGAGCTCGAGGAACAATCAGAGCTGCAAGCGGCGCTGGCGCTTGGTATACCAAAGCCGGCAACTAAATAG
- a CDS encoding multifunctional CCA addition/repair protein: protein MDVYLVGGAVRDELLGFPFHERDWVVVGATPEQMLAEGFTPVGKDFPVFLHGTTREEYALARTERKSGRGYTGFTFHTDVSVSLEEDLIRRDLTINAIAKNTEGEFIDPYGGRQDIENRMLRHVSPAFAEDPVRILRIARFAARYHQLGFVVAPETQALMQSMVDAGEVDHLVAERVWKEMQRALAEPNPEIFIEVLRACGALARLMPELDCLWGVPQRAEYHPEIDTGVHTLLTLQQAVLLTATDADTRVRFAALVHDLGKGVTPVDELPRHIAHEHRGIPLVKAVCARLGVPKEHRDLALAVTGQHLNCHRLFELKPATVLKMLQALDALRRPERLPLFVAACKADARGRTGFEAAPYPQAEYLAAALAACLAVKPDKLMAQGLTGKALGDGINHARIAAIAKLKDEWPAASQ, encoded by the coding sequence GTGGACGTGTATCTCGTTGGCGGCGCCGTGCGCGATGAATTGTTGGGCTTCCCCTTTCACGAGCGCGATTGGGTGGTGGTTGGCGCAACGCCAGAGCAAATGCTCGCCGAGGGCTTCACCCCAGTGGGTAAAGATTTTCCGGTTTTTCTACACGGCACGACGCGCGAAGAATACGCGCTGGCGCGCACAGAGCGAAAGTCTGGGCGCGGTTATACGGGCTTTACCTTTCACACCGACGTCAGTGTAAGTCTCGAGGAAGACCTGATTCGTCGCGATCTCACCATCAATGCCATCGCCAAAAATACCGAGGGTGAATTTATCGACCCCTATGGTGGCAGGCAGGATATTGAAAATAGAATGTTGCGCCACGTATCCCCCGCTTTTGCCGAAGATCCAGTGCGCATATTGCGCATCGCGCGTTTCGCTGCGCGCTACCATCAATTGGGCTTTGTGGTGGCGCCAGAAACCCAAGCGCTTATGCAATCCATGGTCGATGCCGGAGAGGTGGATCACCTAGTAGCCGAGCGGGTATGGAAGGAAATGCAGCGGGCGCTGGCCGAACCCAATCCCGAAATATTTATCGAAGTGCTGCGCGCGTGCGGCGCCTTAGCGCGCCTAATGCCCGAGTTAGATTGTCTGTGGGGGGTGCCGCAGCGGGCCGAATATCACCCGGAAATTGATACCGGTGTTCACACCTTGCTGACCTTGCAACAAGCGGTTTTGTTAACCGCAACGGATGCCGATACGCGCGTGCGGTTTGCGGCGTTGGTGCACGACTTGGGCAAGGGCGTCACGCCAGTTGACGAATTGCCTAGGCACATTGCCCATGAGCATCGAGGTATACCTCTCGTTAAAGCGGTGTGCGCGCGGTTAGGTGTGCCCAAAGAGCACCGCGATTTAGCGCTAGCGGTTACTGGGCAACATCTTAATTGTCATCGCTTATTCGAGTTGAAGCCGGCCACCGTGCTTAAAATGCTGCAAGCTTTAGATGCACTGCGTCGACCCGAGCGCCTGCCCTTGTTTGTCGCCGCTTGTAAAGCTGACGCGCGCGGGCGAACTGGCTTTGAAGCCGCGCCCTACCCGCAAGCGGAATATCTAGCCGCGGCACTAGCGGCTTGTTTGGCGGTAAAACCCGATAAGTTGATGGCGCAGGGCTTAACCGGCAAGGCCTTGGGCGACGGTATCAATCACGCGCGAATCGCAGCGATTGCCAAACTGAAAGATGAGTGGCCCGCCGCAAGTCAGTAA
- a CDS encoding PqiC family protein yields MKTVFILLLACVALSSCKSVAPKTFYLLGDSQWLAPAPEAEVNVLVGIGPIELAGFLNRPQLVYQGQDGAIHVATGHVWAEPLEKGVARTLGMKLTAQNPARAFVYFPWRQDSKPEKSVRVQIHNIFRAAETVGLQATWVVVVAGADGAMTYHHFNKQVSAKPDSEGLVDGLNQLLSLLAEDVDKAL; encoded by the coding sequence ATGAAAACTGTTTTTATACTTTTACTTGCTTGTGTCGCGCTTAGTTCTTGTAAAAGCGTTGCGCCGAAAACATTTTACTTGTTGGGCGATAGCCAGTGGCTGGCGCCGGCGCCTGAGGCTGAAGTTAACGTGTTAGTTGGCATTGGTCCAATCGAATTGGCTGGCTTTTTAAATCGCCCTCAATTGGTTTATCAGGGCCAAGATGGCGCGATTCATGTTGCAACCGGGCATGTTTGGGCCGAGCCTTTAGAAAAAGGTGTGGCGCGAACCTTGGGCATGAAATTGACGGCCCAGAACCCCGCACGCGCCTTTGTTTACTTTCCCTGGCGCCAAGACAGTAAACCCGAGAAAAGTGTGCGGGTACAAATTCATAATATTTTCCGTGCTGCGGAAACGGTGGGCTTGCAGGCAACTTGGGTTGTGGTCGTGGCCGGCGCCGATGGCGCTATGACATATCATCATTTCAACAAACAGGTTAGCGCTAAGCCGGATTCTGAAGGTTTGGTGGATGGCTTGAATCAATTACTGTCGCTGTTAGCCGAAGATGTCGATAAGGCGCTATAG
- the tsaD gene encoding tRNA (adenosine(37)-N6)-threonylcarbamoyltransferase complex transferase subunit TsaD yields MRVLGIETSCDETGIALYDTDKGLLADALYSQIAVHSEYGGVVPELASRDHVRKTLPLIEEVLNKAGLAKTDLDAIAYTSGPGLIGALMVGAAVGRSMAYALGIPAVGVHHMEGHLLAPMLEDNPPAFPFVALLVSGGHTQLVKVEGIGRYELLGESLDDAAGEAFDKAAKMMDLDYPGGPHIARIAERGTKGRFTFPRPMTDRPGLDFSFSGLKTFTLNTVTEHAEANGLPSDQTCADIALAFQEAVVATLVIKCRRALKQTGYKRLVIAGGVSANKSLREQLEAQLAKINASVFYARKEFCTDNGAMIAYAGAQRLLAGETADLAINVTPRWPMDSLKPIPNQNAAKHHE; encoded by the coding sequence ATGCGTGTACTTGGCATAGAAACATCCTGCGACGAAACCGGCATCGCCCTTTACGACACAGATAAAGGCCTGCTGGCCGACGCTCTGTATAGCCAAATCGCCGTGCACAGCGAATACGGCGGCGTAGTGCCGGAGCTGGCCTCGCGCGACCACGTGCGCAAGACCCTACCGCTGATAGAGGAAGTGCTGAACAAAGCCGGGCTGGCGAAAACAGACCTAGATGCCATCGCCTACACCTCCGGCCCCGGCTTAATAGGCGCGTTAATGGTGGGCGCCGCCGTGGGCCGATCCATGGCCTACGCCCTGGGCATACCCGCCGTGGGCGTGCACCACATGGAGGGTCATTTACTGGCGCCCATGCTGGAAGACAATCCTCCGGCCTTTCCCTTCGTGGCACTGCTGGTTTCCGGCGGCCATACTCAGCTGGTAAAAGTAGAAGGTATTGGCCGCTATGAATTGCTGGGCGAATCGCTCGACGATGCCGCCGGCGAAGCCTTCGACAAGGCCGCCAAGATGATGGATCTAGATTACCCCGGCGGCCCGCATATTGCGCGTATTGCCGAGCGCGGCACTAAAGGCCGATTCACTTTCCCGCGCCCGATGACCGACAGACCGGGTTTAGATTTCAGCTTTAGCGGGTTGAAGACCTTTACCCTCAATACCGTGACAGAACACGCCGAAGCCAATGGCTTACCAAGCGATCAAACCTGCGCCGATATCGCCTTGGCATTTCAGGAGGCCGTGGTGGCAACCCTGGTGATTAAATGCCGGCGCGCGCTAAAGCAAACTGGCTACAAACGCCTGGTCATTGCCGGCGGCGTGTCGGCCAACAAATCCCTGCGCGAGCAACTCGAAGCGCAGCTGGCCAAAATCAACGCCTCCGTCTTCTATGCGCGCAAAGAGTTTTGCACCGACAACGGCGCCATGATTGCCTACGCCGGCGCTCAGCGTTTATTGGCCGGCGAAACCGCAGACCTCGCTATCAACGTGACGCCGCGCTGGCCAATGGATAGCCTCAAGCCAATCCCTAACCAAAACGCGGCCAAGCACCATGAGTGA
- the folB gene encoding dihydroneopterin aldolase, producing the protein MSDRIFIEGLWVETVIGVYDWERSIKQRLFFDLVLATDIRPAAAADDIDKTLNYKTLSDRVIEFSESKSHQLIETLAEQVAELIQTEFKVSWLSLKLSKPGALPRAKNVAVYIERGNLREPTT; encoded by the coding sequence ATGAGTGATCGCATCTTCATCGAAGGCCTTTGGGTTGAAACGGTAATAGGCGTGTACGACTGGGAGCGCAGCATTAAGCAGCGCTTATTCTTCGATCTCGTTTTGGCTACGGATATCCGCCCGGCCGCTGCCGCTGACGACATCGACAAGACCTTAAACTATAAAACCTTGAGCGACCGGGTGATTGAATTCAGCGAATCCAAATCCCATCAGCTGATTGAGACCTTGGCCGAGCAAGTGGCCGAATTAATTCAGACAGAGTTTAAGGTTAGCTGGCTGTCACTTAAGCTTTCCAAGCCCGGCGCGCTGCCGAGAGCTAAGAATGTAGCGGTTTATATCGAACGCGGAAATTTGCGCGAGCCGACAACCTAA
- a CDS encoding GatB/YqeY domain-containing protein translates to MSTELRTRISDAMKDAMRAREKERLAAIRLILAEFKRIEVDERIEVDDDRALAVMDKMLKQRRDSISQFEAAGRADLADVEKAEMLVIQDFLPTQLSAEELDAMVTKAIADSGAESMRDMGKAMALIKPQAAGRADMGDVSKLLKAKLG, encoded by the coding sequence ATGTCTACTGAACTCAGAACTCGAATCAGCGATGCTATGAAGGACGCCATGCGCGCCCGTGAAAAAGAGCGTCTTGCCGCTATTCGCCTCATACTGGCGGAATTTAAGCGTATCGAAGTTGATGAGCGCATCGAAGTAGATGATGACCGCGCCCTAGCGGTGATGGATAAGATGCTCAAGCAGCGTCGCGACTCCATTAGCCAGTTTGAGGCCGCCGGCCGCGCCGATTTGGCCGATGTGGAAAAAGCCGAAATGCTGGTTATTCAAGATTTTCTGCCCACCCAGTTGAGCGCGGAAGAGTTGGATGCCATGGTCACTAAAGCGATTGCCGATAGCGGCGCCGAATCTATGCGCGATATGGGTAAAGCCATGGCGCTGATCAAGCCGCAGGCCGCTGGCCGCGCCGACATGGGCGATGTCAGCAAGCTGCTCAAAGCCAAGCTGGGTTAA
- a CDS encoding HNH endonuclease translates to MPEARILRLNLSGQPIEWIGWQEAVCLYARDLVTWSLGGVVKRVVGGESRLTGLTSRIQLPSILACGGGRLAPVRNRPPLTNRALFRRDDYRCLYCGKSFSFINLSRDHVQPTSRGGLDRWENVVAACKRCNQHKSNFLLDEIQMSLIALPYRPNNAEYLALVNSDRIRGDQMEYLRPQFSNNCRWL, encoded by the coding sequence ATGCCTGAAGCACGTATTCTTCGACTTAATCTGTCCGGCCAGCCCATTGAATGGATCGGTTGGCAGGAGGCGGTGTGTCTGTACGCGAGAGATTTGGTGACCTGGAGTTTGGGCGGCGTGGTTAAGCGCGTGGTGGGTGGCGAATCCCGGCTCACTGGCTTAACCAGTCGCATTCAGTTGCCGTCAATTCTGGCCTGCGGTGGCGGTCGATTAGCGCCCGTGCGCAATCGGCCACCGCTGACCAATCGAGCGCTGTTTCGGCGCGATGACTATCGCTGCTTGTATTGCGGAAAGTCTTTCAGCTTTATCAATTTGTCGCGCGATCATGTGCAGCCCACCAGCCGCGGCGGTTTGGATCGCTGGGAAAATGTTGTGGCAGCGTGCAAGCGCTGCAACCAACACAAAAGTAATTTTCTCTTGGATGAGATTCAGATGAGCCTCATTGCTTTGCCTTATCGGCCTAACAATGCCGAGTATCTCGCCTTGGTAAATAGCGACCGCATACGCGGCGACCAAATGGAATACCTGCGGCCGCAGTTTTCCAATAACTGTCGTTGGTTGTAA
- a CDS encoding MlaE family ABC transporter permease → MSETTVIASYAEFRTGAQQHELILSIRGDWHLGEAPEGGQLCALLPPGCTSLSLNTAELGRWDSSLAIALLQLARRCNKKNISFHYTQSAPALVQLLKLALDVPEYEQPHNPVVIGWRAKLRHWLTEHGQSVKEHFIFVGDVCLACVKWASGGANTRASDILYFIRESGPKALPIVTLISLLVGMILAYLGAIQLRQLGAQVYVADLVSLGMVREMGALMTAVIMAGRTGAAYAAQLGTMQVNEEIDALKVMGVSSLEFLVLPRLLALILTMPLLTIYANTIGMLGGALITTSMDVSYTQYILQTQQAVDWLDISTGLLKSLVFGVLIAMAGCHAGIRCGRNSTAVGLATTNAVVSAIVYLVVADAAFNIIYDKLGI, encoded by the coding sequence TTGTCTGAAACCACAGTGATTGCCTCGTACGCGGAATTTCGTACTGGCGCTCAACAGCATGAGCTAATCCTCTCTATTCGTGGCGATTGGCATTTGGGCGAAGCGCCCGAAGGCGGGCAGCTGTGCGCCTTGTTACCGCCCGGCTGCACATCCTTAAGCCTCAATACCGCTGAGCTGGGCCGCTGGGATTCCAGCTTGGCTATCGCGTTGTTGCAGCTTGCCCGCCGCTGTAACAAGAAAAATATTTCATTTCACTATACTCAATCTGCGCCCGCCTTAGTGCAGCTGCTGAAGTTGGCACTGGATGTTCCGGAATACGAACAACCTCATAATCCGGTTGTTATTGGCTGGCGGGCGAAATTACGACACTGGCTAACGGAACATGGGCAAAGCGTTAAAGAGCATTTTATTTTCGTCGGTGATGTGTGTTTAGCGTGTGTTAAGTGGGCCTCCGGTGGTGCTAATACACGCGCTAGCGATATTCTCTATTTTATTCGCGAGTCTGGTCCAAAAGCTTTACCCATTGTTACCCTAATCAGCCTCTTGGTCGGCATGATTTTGGCGTATTTAGGTGCTATTCAATTGCGCCAACTCGGCGCCCAAGTGTACGTAGCCGACTTGGTCTCGCTCGGTATGGTGCGGGAGATGGGCGCGTTAATGACAGCCGTGATCATGGCCGGTAGAACCGGCGCTGCTTATGCCGCGCAATTAGGCACCATGCAAGTTAACGAAGAGATTGACGCGCTAAAAGTAATGGGCGTGTCGAGCTTGGAGTTTTTAGTCTTGCCACGGCTTTTAGCGTTAATTTTAACCATGCCCTTGCTCACCATCTATGCCAATACCATCGGTATGTTAGGAGGCGCGCTCATTACCACCAGTATGGATGTCAGCTATACCCAATACATATTGCAAACTCAGCAAGCGGTAGATTGGCTAGATATTTCAACCGGCTTACTGAAAAGTTTGGTGTTCGGTGTGCTAATTGCCATGGCCGGTTGTCACGCCGGTATTCGCTGCGGCAGAAACTCAACCGCCGTGGGGCTTGCGACCACCAATGCCGTGGTCAGCGCGATTGTCTATCTGGTTGTGGCGGATGCCGCGTTTAACATCATTTACGACAAGTTGGGGATCTGA
- a CDS encoding ABC transporter ATP-binding protein, with translation MTRPFIEVRNLSIGYGARPVQKDLNFNVNKNDVFFVVGGSGCGKTTLLKSMIGLLPPSQGDVCYEGVAFYGSDHEQQLALLKNWGITFQTGALFSSMTLAENVALPMQLYTKLTGAQIKEAVAYKLALVGLAGFEAFYPSELSGGMHKRAGLARAIALDPKLLFFDEPSAGLDPISSMRLDELIVQVCGALDSTVIIVSHELPSILTIGTHCIFLDSESKTMLDSGDPKVLAESSQSIKVRNFLNRQTSAEVVSQ, from the coding sequence ATGACAAGGCCCTTTATAGAAGTTCGCAACCTCAGTATTGGCTACGGTGCGCGCCCAGTTCAAAAAGACTTGAATTTCAACGTTAATAAAAATGATGTGTTTTTTGTGGTGGGTGGTAGCGGTTGTGGCAAAACCACGCTGTTAAAATCCATGATCGGTTTGCTGCCGCCTTCGCAAGGCGATGTCTGCTACGAGGGGGTTGCCTTTTATGGCTCCGATCACGAGCAGCAATTGGCTTTATTGAAAAATTGGGGTATTACCTTTCAAACCGGCGCCTTGTTTTCCAGTATGACGCTGGCGGAAAATGTGGCCTTGCCCATGCAGCTGTACACTAAGTTGACGGGCGCACAAATTAAAGAGGCCGTTGCCTATAAATTGGCGTTAGTGGGCTTGGCGGGTTTTGAAGCCTTTTATCCCTCTGAGCTGTCGGGCGGCATGCATAAGCGCGCGGGGTTGGCGCGGGCTATCGCCTTAGACCCAAAATTGCTATTTTTCGATGAGCCCTCAGCGGGGTTAGACCCTATTAGCTCTATGCGCCTAGACGAGCTGATTGTTCAGGTGTGCGGCGCTTTGGATTCCACGGTGATTATCGTGTCGCACGAATTGCCGAGTATTTTGACCATTGGCACACACTGTATTTTTCTCGATAGCGAGTCGAAAACGATGTTAGATAGCGGTGATCCAAAGGTGTTGGCGGAATCTAGCCAGTCCATCAAAGTTAGAAATTTTCTCAATCGCCAAACTAGTGCAGAGGTTGTCAGCCAATGA
- the dnaG gene encoding DNA primase, with translation MAGLIPQDFVDDLLDRIDIVSLVDSRVKLKKTGKNYSACCPFHDEKTPSFTVSQDKQFFYCFGCGASGNAVGFIMDYERLDFPQAVESLAHLAGLEVPREQRSPEQVKKAEVRKSLYTLLEKSSEHFQTQLREHKNRQQVVNYLKTRGLTGEVAKNFGIGFAPPGWDNLLKALGETEEDKKLLIEAGMLIAHEQEKKLYDRFRERVMFPIRDLRGRVIGFGGRVLDNAKPKYLNSPETPVFHKGKELYGLYEARQAYKEIPRLLVVEGYMDVVALAQFGLRYGVATLGTASGEEHLRLAFKYTSEVVFCFDGDEAGRRAARRALEVSLPVMQDGWQVRFLFLPDGEDPDTLVRQIGPEKFEGLIRDRAIPLEDYLFDAVSDGLDLKRMEHRARLSKLAAPLIYQLPKGVYRELMFQQLAKRTGLDKETLLELAEQPPEPAPRPEPRPTQSPGNRPTTAGSVDSDSDAVPAAIDQEDPNYHDLGYEEVWAQQAADDHYPPDGYEHWDGAEASLPRQPQLFARSSKSIGFTPAKLATALLLYHTELVAEAERELAQLAGLEDPDLPLLRELVSYLAARPVVSIGQVLGHWRGAHGHEAEVKMGQLAGMHLFTSVAANDQNAELRGQELADIFKELRRRLQLQADLPLIEKAKLQGLKSLSAEEREQLRLLLAKKA, from the coding sequence ATGGCTGGTTTAATCCCCCAAGACTTCGTTGATGACCTGCTCGATCGCATCGACATCGTCAGTCTTGTGGATAGCCGCGTTAAGCTGAAAAAAACCGGCAAAAACTACAGCGCCTGTTGCCCCTTCCACGACGAAAAAACCCCGTCTTTTACCGTTAGCCAAGACAAACAGTTTTTCTACTGCTTCGGTTGTGGTGCCAGCGGCAATGCCGTGGGTTTTATCATGGATTACGAGCGCCTGGACTTTCCCCAAGCAGTGGAGTCCTTGGCGCATTTGGCGGGTTTGGAAGTGCCGCGCGAGCAGCGCAGCCCCGAGCAAGTCAAAAAAGCCGAAGTGCGCAAGAGCCTGTACACCTTGCTGGAGAAGTCCAGCGAGCACTTCCAAACCCAGCTGCGCGAGCACAAGAACCGGCAGCAAGTGGTCAACTACCTGAAAACCCGTGGTCTAACCGGCGAGGTAGCGAAAAATTTCGGTATTGGCTTTGCGCCGCCCGGCTGGGATAACCTGCTTAAAGCCCTGGGTGAAACGGAAGAGGATAAAAAGCTCTTGATCGAGGCCGGCATGTTGATCGCGCACGAGCAGGAAAAGAAATTGTACGACCGCTTTCGCGAGCGCGTCATGTTCCCCATTCGCGATTTGCGCGGCCGCGTTATTGGCTTCGGTGGTCGGGTGCTCGATAACGCCAAACCCAAATATTTAAACTCGCCCGAGACGCCGGTTTTTCACAAGGGTAAAGAGCTGTACGGCTTGTACGAAGCGCGCCAAGCCTACAAGGAAATACCTCGGCTGTTGGTAGTTGAAGGCTATATGGACGTGGTGGCCTTGGCCCAGTTTGGCCTGCGCTATGGCGTTGCCACCTTGGGTACGGCGAGCGGCGAAGAGCATTTGCGTTTAGCCTTTAAATACACCAGCGAAGTGGTGTTTTGCTTCGACGGCGATGAGGCAGGCCGGCGCGCCGCACGCCGGGCATTAGAAGTGTCTTTGCCGGTGATGCAAGACGGCTGGCAGGTGCGGTTTTTGTTCCTGCCCGACGGCGAAGACCCAGATACCTTGGTGCGCCAAATCGGCCCGGAGAAATTCGAAGGCTTGATCCGCGACCGCGCCATTCCGCTGGAAGACTATTTGTTTGACGCGGTATCCGATGGCCTCGATTTAAAACGCATGGAGCACCGCGCCCGGCTAAGTAAGCTGGCGGCGCCGTTGATTTATCAGCTGCCCAAGGGTGTCTATCGCGAGCTGATGTTTCAGCAGTTAGCCAAGCGCACCGGGCTCGATAAGGAGACCTTACTCGAGCTGGCCGAGCAGCCACCCGAGCCAGCGCCTCGGCCTGAGCCTAGACCCACACAGTCGCCAGGAAACCGGCCAACGACTGCGGGTTCTGTCGATAGCGATAGCGACGCCGTGCCGGCCGCCATTGACCAAGAAGACCCTAACTATCACGACCTAGGTTACGAAGAGGTTTGGGCCCAGCAAGCGGCGGACGATCATTATCCGCCCGATGGCTACGAGCACTGGGATGGCGCCGAGGCGTCGCTGCCCCGTCAGCCGCAGTTATTTGCGCGCTCGTCGAAAAGTATCGGTTTTACCCCGGCAAAATTGGCTACCGCGCTGTTGCTCTACCACACTGAGCTGGTTGCTGAAGCCGAGCGCGAACTGGCGCAGCTGGCCGGGCTGGAAGATCCGGATTTACCGCTTTTGCGCGAGTTGGTGAGCTATTTGGCGGCCCGGCCGGTGGTCAGCATTGGCCAGGTGTTGGGCCATTGGCGCGGCGCCCACGGCCACGAGGCCGAGGTGAAAATGGGCCAGTTGGCGGGCATGCACTTGTTTACCAGTGTTGCGGCCAACGATCAAAATGCTGAGCTGCGCGGCCAGGAGCTGGCGGATATTTTTAAAGAGCTGCGGCGTCGGCTGCAATTGCAGGCAGATTTGCCCTTGATCGAGAAGGCGAAATTGCAGGGCTTAAAAAGCCTCAGTGCCGAAGAACGTGAGCAATTACGCCTTTTGTTAGCGAAAAAAGCCTGA